One part of the Ornithorhynchus anatinus isolate Pmale09 chromosome 21, mOrnAna1.pri.v4, whole genome shotgun sequence genome encodes these proteins:
- the MN1 gene encoding transcriptional activator MN1, producing MFGLDQFEPPIHGRPAGPGERNLHESGLSMNAHFKAPAFHAGGPAGPVDPAALGALGDGPMLGMNMGMNGEPYGYHPSRGHAELHAGAMQPVPGFFGGQQPHHGHPGPHHPHFGGGFGGPDPGASCLHGGRLLGYGGGGGQPAFAEGYEPLAENPGGEGFGQQRPGNLPDFQPQQQQQQQHHGSGGSGHAVPAPCLPLDQSPNRAASFHGLPASGSSDPHSLEPRRISNPGGVDSLEYNYPGDGPAGHFDLPVFSPSEADGQLPHYGAGRQMPAGAFPGPNSMPRAPAMGGMAKAHQQQQPPPPPPQQQHGVFFERFGAGRKMSVGMETGVNARHPLMQQQQQAAQQQQQQQQQQAAQQQQQPPPPPGLLSRQNSCPPAIPRPQPTDAGPPNPSLQQDPGPILQNQHAQFEYPIHRLENRNMHPYGDPVFNLQHPPPQPPNQRLQHYDAPYLSVAKRPRFDFATNPAVDRCASWSGAGLDSHLSPSAYPGLPGDFTPPGPEGFAPGPPLQHPAQDPQTLQQQQHQQQQQQQQHQQHQQQQRQNAALMMKQMASRTQQRLRPPTLPQLGHPGDVGPVHGGPPAGLPQPTFERDGPGPGPGPGGGRLAGFEAQASHLGPESAWFPGPPPPGDLLPRRLGGPPLPADGGPHELGLPPGGGSGMLFRGPGVATLGLQEPLRLAGEGHVPGLHSPAGLHAQFGGGLAQLQSPGGGVGMPGAPSDRRPPPPPPDFAGPALGGQPAFPFGPGSRQATPHGTPGLSASPGGAGAGAGGAGGAGSGGGGGAYPPQPDFPSSQRAAAASKLGALSLGSFSKPSSKDNLFGQSCLAALSTACQNMIASLGAPNLNVTFNKKSQAEGKRKLSQAEAEGPGGGGGPGAGGGSDYFPGGGGPGPAGGLGKAPGPASATAAGPGEGTGLSPTYSLETSPGTDGKALPGGAGRGRGRRKRDSGHVSPGTFFDKFPPGTGTGGGPAVEGGGGGGGPGVSPGQQGGAEPRGAPTPHDKALTSPSWGKAGDLLLGDQADLMSSLDSGIQSAAKSDGSSPRAGDFPDEVAYGNEDEVSSSSDHAPGPAKSSRSPPLAGSPKIPRGAGGPGDHGLHNGPKPLGLGLLAAASTSTPDSYGHPGTPGLEGQVRTPGGGGGGGGSGGNGSTPPQDEIHPLEILQAQIQLQRQQFSISEDQPVGLKGGGAGGTGSGPGPGPGGGGKKAADCSAGQNGDSELNGCCSEAVKSAMSTIDLDSLMAEHGSTWYLPADKALMDGPDDDKALAPWDKSKPQTPSKEAHDLPQNKTSASAQPGSHLQCLSVHCTDDVGEAKGRTAVPTWRSLHSDISNRFGTFVAALT from the exons ATGTTTGGGCTGGACCAGTTTGAGCCCCCGATCCACGGCAGGCCCGCCGGCCCGGGAGAGAGAAACTTGCACGAGTCCGGCCTGAGCATGAACGCCCACTTCAAAGCTCCGGCTTTCCACGCCGGGGGGCCCGCGGGGCCGGTGGACCCGGCGGCCCTGGGCGCCCTGGGCGACGGCCCCATGTTGGGCATGAACATGGGCATGAACGGGGAGCCCTACGGCTATCACCCGTCGCGGGGCCACGCGGAGCTCCACGCCGGGGCCATGCAGCCGGTGCCCGGCTTCTTCGGCGGCCAGCAGCCTCACCACGGACACCCGGGGCCCCACCATCCCCACTTCGGGGGCGGCTTCGGCGGGCCCGACCCCGGCGCCTCCTGCCTCCACGGGGGGCGGCTCCTGGGctacgggggcggcggcgggcagcCGGCCTTCGCCGAGGGCTACGAGCCCCTGGCCGAGAACCCGGGGGGCGAAGGGTTCGGGCAGCAGAGGCCGGGGAACCTCCCGGACTtccagccgcagcagcagcagcagcagcagcaccacggCTCCGGCGGCTCCGGACACGCCGTGCCCGCCCCCTGCTTGCCCCTGGACCAGTCGCCCAACCGGGCCGCCTCCTTCCACGGCCTCCCCGCGTCCGGCTCCTCGGACCCGCACAGCCTGGAGCCCAGGAGGATTTCCAACCCAGGAGGCGTCGACTCCCTGGAATACAATTATCCCGGCGACGGCCCCGCGGGACACTTCGACCTGCCCGTCTTTTCTCCCTCCGAGGCCGACGGCCAGCTGCCGCACTACGGGGCCGGCAGGCAGATGCCCGCGGGCGCTTTCCCCGGCCCCAACTCcatgcccagagccccggccatGGGGGGCATGGCCAAagcccatcagcagcagcagccgccgccgccgccgccgcagcagcagcacgggGTGTTCTTTGAGAGGTTTGGCGCTGGTCGGAAGATGTCCGTGGGCATGGAAACCGGAGTGAACGCCAGGCATCCTTTAATGCAGCAGCAG cagcaggcggctcagcagcagcagcagcagcagcagcagcaggcggctcagcagcaacagcagccgccgccgcccccgggttTACTGTCCAGGCAGAACTCCTGCCCCCCGGCCATCCCCAGGCCGCAGCCCACGGACGCCGGCCCTCCCAACCCCAGCTTGCAGCAGGACCCCGGGCCCATCCTGCAGAATCAACACGCGCAGTTCGAGTATCCGATCCACCGGCTGGAGAACAGGAATATGCACCCCTACGGCGACCCCGTGTTCAACCTGCAGCACCCCCCGCCGCAGCCGCCCAACCAGAGACTGCAGCACTACGACGCCCCGTACCTGAGCGTCGCCAAAAGGCCCCGCTTCGACTTCGCCACCAACCCCGCCGTGGACCGGTGCGCATCCTGGAGCGGGGCCGGGCTGGACAGCCACCTGTCTCCTTCGGCCTACCCCGGCCTGCCGGGCGACTTCACCCCGCCGGGGCCCGAGGGcttcgcccccggcccgcccctccaaCACCCGGCCCAGGACCCCCAGACcctgcagcaacagcagcatcagcagcagcagcagcagcagcagcatcaacagcatcagcagcagcagagacagaACGCAGCGCTGATGATGAAGCAGATGGCGTCGCGGACCCAACAGCGCCTGcgacccccgaccctgccccAGCTGGGCCACCCGGGGGACGTGGGCCCGGTGCACGGAGGTCCCCCGGCCGGCCTGCCGCAGCCCACCTTCGAGCgggacgggcccggccccgggcccgggcccggcggggggcgtcTGGCCGGCTTCGAGGCGCAGGCCTCGCACCTGGGGCCCGAGAGCGCCTGgttccccgggccgcccccgccgggggaCCTCCTGCCGCGGAGGCTGGGGGGCCCCCCGCTGCCGGCCGACGGGGGTCCCCACGAGCTGGGGCTGCCCCCCGGGGGCGGCTCCGGGATGCTGTTCCGCGGGCCCGGGGTGGCGACCCTGGGCCTGCAGGAGCCCTTGCGGCTGGCGGGCGAGGGCCACGTGCCGGGCCTGCACTCGCCCGCCGGGCTGCACGCCCAGTTCGGGGGCGGCCTGGCGCAGCTGCagtccccggggggcggggtggggatgcCCGGCGCCCCCTCCGACCgcaggccgccgcccccgccgcccgattTCGCGGGGCCCGCCCTGGGCGGCCAGCCGGCCTTCCCCTTCGGCCCGGGTAGCCGGCAGGCCACCCCGCACGGCACCCCGGGGCTGAGCGCAtccccgggcggggccggggccggggccgggggggcggggggcgcggggtccggcgggggcggcggggcctacCCCCCGCAGCCCGATTTCCCGTCCAGCCAGCGCGCCGCGGCGGCCAGCAAGCTGGGAGCCCTGTCCCTGGGTTCCTTCAGCAAGCCCAGCTCCAAGGACAACCTCTTCGGCCAGAGCTGCCTGGCCGCCCTGTCCACCGCCTGCCAGAACATGATCGCCAGCCTGGGCGCCCCCAACCTCAACGTGACCTTCAACAAAAAGAGCCAGGCCGAGGGCAAGAGGAAACTCAGCCAGGCGGAGGCCgaggggcccggcggcgggggcgggcccggggcgggcggggggtccgATTACTtccccggcgggggcggcccggggccggccggggggctggggaaagCCCCCGGCCCGGCTAGCGCCACGGCGGCCGGTCCCGGGGAAGGGACCGGCCTGTCCCCCACCTACTCCCTGGAGACCAGTCCCGGCACCGACGGCAAGGCGCTGCCCGGCGGCGCGGGGCGAGGCCGCGGCCGGAGAAAACGGGACAGCGGCCACGTGAGTCCGGGGACTTTCTTCGACAAGTTCCcccccgggaccgggaccggcggggggccggcggtggagggcggcggcggcggcggcggccccggggtcAGCCCCGGACAACAGGGGGGCGCGGAGCCGCGcggggcccccaccccccacgacaAGGCCCTGACCTCCCCGTCGTGGGGCAAGGCCGGCGACCTGCTCCTGGGCGACCAGGCCGACCTCATGTCCTCGCTGGACAGCGGCATCCAGAGCGCGGCCAAGTCGGACGGCAGCTCCCCCCGCGCGGGAGACTTCCCCGACGAGGTCGCCTACGGCAACGAGGACGAGGTGTCGTCCAGCTCCGACCACGCCCCGGGTCCGGCCAAGTCCAGCCGCAGCCCCCCGCTGGCCGGCTCCCCCAAGATCCCCAGGGGGGCCGGAGGGCCCGGGGACCACGGACTGCACAACGGACCGAAGCCGCTGGGCCTCGGCCTGCTGGCCGCCGCGTCTACCTCCACCCCGGACAGCTACGGACACCCGGGCACCCCGGGTTTGGAGGGGCAGGTGCGgacccccggcgggggcgggggcgggggcgggagcggcggCAACGGCTCGACGCCCCCCCAGGACGAGATCCACCCGCTGGAGATCTTGCAGGCGCAGATCCAGCTGCAAAGGCAGCAGTTCAGCATCTCGGAGGACCAGCCCGTGGGGCTgaagggcgggggggccgggggcaccggctcgggacccgggcccggacccgggggagggggcaagaaggcGGCGGACTGCTCGGCCGGCCAGAACGGGGACAGCGAGCTGAACGGCTGCTGCTCGGAGGCGGTGAAGAGCGCCATGAGCACCATCGACCTCGACTCCCTGATGGCCGAGCACGGCTCCACCTGGTACCTGCCCGCGGACAAGGCCCTGATGGACGGGCCGGACGACGACAAAGCCCTGGCGCCGTGGGACAAGTCCAAGCCCCAGACCCCCAGCAAAGAAG